The following are encoded in a window of Pseudomonas sp. JQ170C genomic DNA:
- the napE gene encoding periplasmic nitrate reductase, NapE protein, translated as MSLAEEQKPARRKEARLFIFLVAFLFPLLSVAIVGGYGFIIWFLQMLYGPPGPPNG; from the coding sequence ATGTCATTGGCTGAAGAACAAAAACCCGCGCGCCGCAAGGAAGCCAGGCTGTTCATCTTTCTTGTCGCCTTTCTCTTCCCCTTGCTGTCGGTGGCTATCGTCGGCGGCTACGGCTTTATCATCTGGTTCTTGCAAATGCTCTACGGCCCGCCTGGGCCGCCCAACGGATAG
- a CDS encoding chaperone NapD, with the protein MDEMLHIASLVVLARPELLEAVKANLRLLEGLELHQQSAVGKLVVVLEARDETQILQCIEQINNLPGVLNAALIYHELLDPAGASQ; encoded by the coding sequence ATGGACGAAATGCTGCATATCGCCAGTCTTGTCGTACTTGCCCGCCCTGAACTGCTAGAAGCGGTAAAAGCCAACTTGCGCCTGCTTGAAGGGCTGGAGTTGCATCAACAAAGTGCCGTTGGGAAGTTGGTGGTGGTACTTGAAGCCCGTGATGAAACACAGATTCTTCAGTGCATTGAACAGATCAACAACTTGCCCGGCGTATTGAATGCGGCGTTGATCTATCACGAACTCCTCGACCCTGCAGGAGCGTCCCAATGA
- the napA gene encoding nitrate reductase catalytic subunit NapA has protein sequence MSMTRREFAKAQAAAIAAAAAGLPIYTTASNLITEADMVTLDWNKAPCRFCGTGCSVMVATRDNKVVATHGDVKAEVNRGLNCVKGYFLSKIMYGNDRLTQPLLRMKNGQYDKQGEFQPISWEKAFDIMEAKFKEALKNKGPEAVGMFGSGQWTVWEGYAANKLMKAGFRSNNIDPNARHCMASAVMGFMRTFGMDEPMGCYDDIEATDAFVLWGSNMAEMHPILWSRVTDRRLSNPQVKVAVLSTFEHRSFELADIPMVFTPQTDLLILNYIANHIIESGAVNKDFVSKHTRFAKGADDIGYGLRPDNPLEAKAKNADKANTWSDIDFDQFAAFVRPYTLERTAKETGVPAERLKALAELYADPKRKVVSFWTMGFNQHTRGVWANNLIYNIHLLTGKISEPGNSPFSLTGQPSACGTAREVGTFSHRLPADLVVTNPKHRATAEKIWKLPAGTIQEKVGFHAVQQSRMLKDGVLNVYWTQASNNMHAGPNIMQEVLPGWRKPDNFVIVSDVYPTVSAQAADLILPSAMWVEKEGAFGNAERRTQFWHQLVTAPGDAKSDLWQLVEFSKRFTTDEVWPAELLAKAPELKGKTLYEVLYKNGQVDQFPVEQLEAGFKNDEAKAFGFYLQKGLFEEYAQFGRGHGHDLATFDRYHSERGLRWPVVDGKETRWRYREGLDPYVQAGSGVQFYGYPDKKAIIFALPYEPPAEAPDKDYPFWLSTGRVLEHWHTGSMTQRVEELYKAVPDALVYMHPEDAKALNARRGSEVKVISRRGEIRARIETRGRNKPPRGLVFVPFFDANKLINKVTLDATDPISKQTDYKKCAIRIELISVA, from the coding sequence ATGAGCATGACCCGCCGTGAATTTGCCAAGGCCCAGGCTGCCGCCATTGCTGCCGCTGCGGCCGGCTTGCCGATCTACACCACCGCCAGCAACCTGATCACCGAAGCCGACATGGTCACCCTGGACTGGAACAAGGCGCCCTGCCGCTTCTGCGGCACCGGTTGCAGCGTGATGGTCGCCACCCGCGACAACAAGGTCGTGGCCACCCACGGCGACGTCAAGGCCGAGGTCAACCGCGGGCTCAACTGCGTCAAAGGCTATTTCCTGTCCAAGATCATGTACGGCAACGATCGCCTGACCCAGCCGCTGCTGCGCATGAAAAATGGCCAGTACGACAAACAGGGCGAGTTCCAGCCCATCAGTTGGGAAAAGGCCTTCGACATCATGGAGGCCAAGTTCAAGGAGGCCCTGAAGAACAAAGGCCCGGAAGCGGTGGGCATGTTCGGCTCCGGGCAATGGACCGTGTGGGAAGGCTATGCCGCCAACAAGCTGATGAAGGCCGGCTTTCGCAGCAACAACATCGACCCCAACGCTCGCCATTGCATGGCCTCGGCGGTCATGGGTTTCATGCGCACCTTCGGCATGGACGAGCCGATGGGCTGCTACGACGATATCGAAGCCACCGATGCCTTCGTGCTCTGGGGCTCGAACATGGCCGAGATGCACCCGATCCTCTGGAGCCGGGTCACCGACCGACGCCTGAGCAACCCCCAGGTCAAGGTCGCGGTGCTGTCGACCTTCGAGCACCGCAGCTTCGAGCTGGCCGACATCCCCATGGTGTTCACGCCACAGACTGACCTGTTGATCCTCAACTACATCGCCAACCACATCATCGAAAGCGGTGCGGTGAACAAGGACTTCGTCAGCAAGCACACCCGCTTTGCCAAGGGCGCCGATGACATCGGCTATGGCCTGCGGCCGGACAACCCCCTGGAGGCCAAGGCCAAGAACGCCGACAAGGCCAACACCTGGAGCGACATCGACTTCGACCAGTTCGCCGCGTTCGTCAGGCCCTACACCCTGGAGCGCACCGCCAAGGAGACCGGCGTGCCTGCCGAGCGTCTCAAGGCCCTGGCCGAGCTGTATGCCGATCCCAAGCGCAAGGTGGTGTCGTTCTGGACCATGGGGTTCAACCAGCACACCCGCGGGGTGTGGGCCAACAACCTGATCTACAACATCCACTTGCTCACCGGCAAGATCAGTGAGCCGGGCAACAGCCCCTTCTCCCTCACCGGCCAGCCCTCGGCCTGTGGCACGGCGCGCGAAGTCGGGACCTTCTCCCACCGCCTGCCGGCGGACCTGGTAGTGACCAACCCAAAGCACCGCGCCACCGCCGAGAAGATCTGGAAGCTGCCCGCCGGCACCATCCAGGAAAAGGTCGGGTTCCATGCCGTGCAGCAGAGCCGCATGCTCAAGGACGGCGTCCTCAACGTCTACTGGACCCAGGCCAGCAACAACATGCATGCCGGCCCCAACATCATGCAGGAGGTCCTGCCTGGCTGGCGCAAGCCGGACAACTTCGTCATCGTCTCGGACGTCTACCCCACGGTCTCGGCCCAGGCCGCCGACCTGATCCTGCCCAGCGCCATGTGGGTGGAAAAGGAAGGCGCCTTCGGCAACGCCGAGCGCAGGACCCAGTTCTGGCACCAACTGGTTACCGCACCGGGCGATGCCAAGTCCGATTTGTGGCAGTTGGTGGAGTTCTCCAAACGCTTTACCACCGATGAAGTCTGGCCGGCGGAGCTGCTGGCCAAGGCCCCCGAGCTCAAGGGCAAGACCTTGTACGAGGTGCTGTACAAGAACGGTCAGGTCGATCAGTTCCCGGTCGAGCAACTGGAGGCCGGCTTCAAGAACGATGAGGCCAAGGCCTTCGGCTTCTACCTGCAAAAGGGCCTGTTCGAGGAGTACGCCCAGTTCGGCCGTGGCCACGGTCATGACCTCGCCACCTTCGACCGCTACCACAGCGAACGCGGGTTGCGCTGGCCGGTGGTGGACGGCAAGGAAACCCGCTGGCGCTACCGCGAAGGGCTCGACCCCTATGTGCAGGCCGGCAGCGGCGTGCAGTTCTATGGCTACCCGGACAAGAAGGCAATCATCTTCGCCCTGCCCTACGAGCCGCCTGCCGAAGCCCCGGACAAGGACTACCCGTTCTGGCTGAGCACCGGCCGCGTGCTGGAGCACTGGCACACGGGCAGCATGACCCAGCGGGTCGAGGAGCTGTACAAGGCGGTGCCCGACGCCCTGGTGTACATGCACCCGGAGGATGCCAAGGCGCTGAACGCCCGGCGTGGCAGTGAAGTGAAGGTGATCAGCCGCCGTGGCGAGATCCGTGCGCGCATCGAAACCCGCGGGCGCAACAAGCCACCGCGCGGGCTGGTGTTCGTGCCGTTCTTCGATGCCAACAAGCTGATCAACAAGGTCACGCTCGATGCCACCGACCCGATCTCCAAGCAGACCGACTACAAAAAATGCGCCATTCGCATCGAGTTGATCAGCGTGGCCTGA
- a CDS encoding nitrate reductase cytochrome c-type subunit, translating into MKLRILPLCLLAAIGVVIAAEVDYPLDAPGPDGRRPGGTLTQSMPAPVIANDENKDLKRERNYPDQPPTIPHSIRGYQIDINGNKCLSCHSRANSARSQATMISITHYMDRDGQALAAVSPRRYFCNQCHVPQKEVQPLVGNSFETIDKILQDDANAKP; encoded by the coding sequence ATGAAGCTACGAATCCTGCCGTTGTGCCTGCTCGCTGCCATAGGTGTGGTGATCGCTGCCGAGGTTGACTACCCCCTGGACGCGCCCGGGCCGGACGGGCGGCGCCCCGGTGGCACCCTGACCCAGAGCATGCCGGCCCCGGTCATTGCCAACGATGAAAACAAGGACCTCAAGCGCGAACGCAACTACCCGGACCAACCCCCGACCATCCCCCACAGCATTCGCGGCTACCAGATCGACATTAACGGCAACAAGTGCCTGTCGTGCCACAGCCGGGCCAACAGCGCACGCAGCCAGGCCACCATGATCAGCATCACCCACTACATGGACCGCGACGGCCAGGCGCTGGCGGCAGTTTCACCCCGGCGCTACTTCTGCAACCAATGCCATGTACCGCAGAAAGAGGTGCAGCCGCTGGTGGGCAACAGCTTCGAGACCATCGACAAGATCCTGCAAGACGACGCCAACGCCAAACCTTGA
- a CDS encoding cytochrome c3 family protein — MKALFALLKEYWGILCRPSVYFSLGFLTLGGFIAGIIFWGGFNTALEMTNTEKFCVSCHEMRDNVFVELKETIHYTNRSGVRASCPDCHVPHEWTHKIARKMQASKEVWGKLFGTIDTRDKFVALRRELAEHEWARLKANDSRECRNCHNFEFMDFTRQSKRAAAMHSTSLAKGEATCIDCHKGIAHKLPDMHGVKGW; from the coding sequence ATGAAAGCACTGTTCGCCCTGCTCAAGGAGTACTGGGGCATCCTCTGTCGACCCAGCGTGTACTTCAGCCTGGGCTTCCTGACCCTGGGCGGGTTTATCGCCGGGATCATCTTCTGGGGTGGTTTCAACACGGCGCTGGAGATGACCAACACCGAAAAATTCTGCGTGTCCTGCCACGAGATGCGCGACAACGTCTTCGTCGAACTCAAGGAAACCATCCACTACACCAACCGCTCGGGCGTGCGCGCCAGCTGCCCGGATTGCCATGTGCCCCACGAATGGACCCACAAGATCGCCCGCAAGATGCAGGCGTCCAAGGAAGTGTGGGGCAAGCTCTTCGGCACCATCGACACCCGCGACAAATTCGTGGCCTTGCGCCGGGAACTGGCCGAGCACGAATGGGCGCGGCTCAAGGCCAACGACTCACGGGAGTGTCGTAACTGCCACAACTTCGAGTTCATGGACTTCACCCGCCAGAGCAAACGGGCAGCGGCCATGCACTCCACCTCACTGGCCAAGGGCGAAGCCACGTGCATTGACTGTCACAAGGGCATCGCCCACAAACTGCCCGATATGCATGGGGTCAAGGGCTGGTAG
- a CDS encoding DUF6691 family protein, translated as MRGVMAVVAGLLFGLGLLLAGMADPAKVLGFLDLAGQWDPSLGLVMVGAIGAALVPMQWSKRHTRSLLGLPMRMPVARELDRRLIIGSLVFGVGWGIAGICPGPSLALVLSGNWQVLFFVAAMLLGMGVFGVLERARGR; from the coding sequence ATGCGGGGTGTGATGGCGGTGGTGGCCGGGTTGTTGTTTGGTCTTGGCCTGTTGCTGGCGGGCATGGCCGACCCGGCCAAGGTGCTGGGGTTTCTGGACCTTGCCGGGCAGTGGGACCCGTCCCTGGGGCTGGTGATGGTGGGGGCGATCGGGGCTGCGCTGGTGCCGATGCAGTGGAGCAAGCGCCATACCCGCTCGTTGCTCGGCCTGCCGATGCGCATGCCGGTGGCCCGTGAGCTGGATCGGCGCTTGATCATCGGCAGCCTGGTGTTTGGCGTGGGCTGGGGTATCGCCGGGATCTGCCCTGGGCCTTCATTGGCCCTGGTGTTGAGCGGGAACTGGCAGGTGCTGTTCTTTGTCGCGGCGATGCTGCTGGGGATGGGCGTGTTTGGCGTGTTGGAGCGGGCGCGAGGCCGGTAG